Proteins encoded by one window of Scatophagus argus isolate fScaArg1 chromosome 4, fScaArg1.pri, whole genome shotgun sequence:
- the si:ch211-110p13.9 gene encoding uncharacterized protein si:ch211-110p13.9 isoform X2, giving the protein MGRWLTENPLHLLGESDIVQADRVSRRGADLFSNTDIRIENHPRHHAKFAKKGLATKISFSSEFRFHGLKVPTVNNSLWFYSIQGLFRVAFEMYSKQEQLAVLENLQDVWKSQINDRPLKMSYRLSVQLDSALSSRLHDTESRDEMSLPQHCQFSRESGNVDGGETSADHYSSSFPKQHLQTEQRQSIVSTARQKLHSLVDKLSSETQSYAELETILLLLENTERYINGNLEEKDVAETVLALLKARDWGCVYSSSLLSCIGRWLGQQFHAANSKISQKVEGFKVHHIERISDLPPAEELATELFPEAMQTLLLHWMGLSEESTMEKRRTEYPILLLILEFANHNLITGVAHVLYSSLICK; this is encoded by the exons ATGGGACGGTGGCTCACGGAAAATCCGCTTCATTTACTTGGTGAATCTGACATCGTTCAGGCTGACAGAGTGTCCCGACGAG GAGCGGATCTCTTCTCCAACACCGACATCCGGATAGAGAACCATCCCAGACACCACGCCAAGTTTGCCAAGAAAGGACTGGCAACAAAAATAAGCTTTTCATCGG AATTCAGGTTCCATGGCCTGAAGGTGCCCACTGTCAATAACAGTCTGTGGTTCTACAGCATTCAAGGGCTTTTTCGAGTGGCCTTTGAAATGTACAGTAAGCAAGAACAGCTTGCAGTGCTGGAGAACCTTCAG gATGTTTGGAAATCACAGATAAATGACAGGCCTCTGAAAATGAGTTACAGACTCAGCGTGCAGCTCGACTCTGCACTATCCAGCCGCTTGCATGATACTGAGTCGAGGGATGAAATGTCACTTCCTCAGCACTGCCAGTTCAGCAGAGAATCTGGGAATGTAGATGGCGGTGAAACATCAGCGGAtcattattcttcttcttttcccaaGCAGCATTTGCAGACTGAACAAAGGCAATCAATTGTATCCACAGCAAGGCAGAAATTGCACAGCTTGGTTGACAAACTCTCCTCTGAAACTCAAAGCTACGCAGAACTTGAGACAATCTTGCTGCTTTTGGAAAACACCGAGCGGTACATAAATGGGAATCTAGAGGAAAAGGATGTTGCAGAAACTGTGTTAGCCCTGCTGAAGGCCCGAGACTGGGGTTGTGTGTATTCAAGTTCCCTGCTCAGCTGTATAGGGCGTTGGCTGGGCCAGCAGTTTCATGCAGCCAACAGCAAGATCAGCCAGAAAGTGGAGGGCTTTAAAGTTCATCATATTGAACGAATTAGTGACTTGCCACCTGCTGAGGAACTGGCCACAGAGCTATTCCCAGAAGCCATGCAAACACTGCTGCTTCATTGGATGGGTTTGAGTGAAGAGTCCACCATGGAGAAGAGACGCACAGAGTATCCAATCCTGCTCCTTATCCTCGAGTTTGCCAACCACAACCTTATCACTGGTGTGGCCCATGTGCTTTATTCCAGTCTTATATGTAAATAA
- the si:ch211-110p13.9 gene encoding uncharacterized protein si:ch211-110p13.9 isoform X1: MSSCATIHLNLPQWDGGSRKIRFIYLVNLTSFRLTECPDESPMVPLYLGADLFSNTDIRIENHPRHHAKFAKKGLATKISFSSEFRFHGLKVPTVNNSLWFYSIQGLFRVAFEMYSKQEQLAVLENLQDVWKSQINDRPLKMSYRLSVQLDSALSSRLHDTESRDEMSLPQHCQFSRESGNVDGGETSADHYSSSFPKQHLQTEQRQSIVSTARQKLHSLVDKLSSETQSYAELETILLLLENTERYINGNLEEKDVAETVLALLKARDWGCVYSSSLLSCIGRWLGQQFHAANSKISQKVEGFKVHHIERISDLPPAEELATELFPEAMQTLLLHWMGLSEESTMEKRRTEYPILLLILEFANHNLITGVAHVLYSSLICK; encoded by the exons ATGTCAAGTTGCGCAACTATCCACTTAAATTTACCACAATGGGACGGTGGCTCACGGAAAATCCGCTTCATTTACTTGGTGAATCTGACATCGTTCAGGCTGACAGAGTGTCCCGACGAG agTCCAATGGTTCCTCTCTATTTAGGAGCGGATCTCTTCTCCAACACCGACATCCGGATAGAGAACCATCCCAGACACCACGCCAAGTTTGCCAAGAAAGGACTGGCAACAAAAATAAGCTTTTCATCGG AATTCAGGTTCCATGGCCTGAAGGTGCCCACTGTCAATAACAGTCTGTGGTTCTACAGCATTCAAGGGCTTTTTCGAGTGGCCTTTGAAATGTACAGTAAGCAAGAACAGCTTGCAGTGCTGGAGAACCTTCAG gATGTTTGGAAATCACAGATAAATGACAGGCCTCTGAAAATGAGTTACAGACTCAGCGTGCAGCTCGACTCTGCACTATCCAGCCGCTTGCATGATACTGAGTCGAGGGATGAAATGTCACTTCCTCAGCACTGCCAGTTCAGCAGAGAATCTGGGAATGTAGATGGCGGTGAAACATCAGCGGAtcattattcttcttcttttcccaaGCAGCATTTGCAGACTGAACAAAGGCAATCAATTGTATCCACAGCAAGGCAGAAATTGCACAGCTTGGTTGACAAACTCTCCTCTGAAACTCAAAGCTACGCAGAACTTGAGACAATCTTGCTGCTTTTGGAAAACACCGAGCGGTACATAAATGGGAATCTAGAGGAAAAGGATGTTGCAGAAACTGTGTTAGCCCTGCTGAAGGCCCGAGACTGGGGTTGTGTGTATTCAAGTTCCCTGCTCAGCTGTATAGGGCGTTGGCTGGGCCAGCAGTTTCATGCAGCCAACAGCAAGATCAGCCAGAAAGTGGAGGGCTTTAAAGTTCATCATATTGAACGAATTAGTGACTTGCCACCTGCTGAGGAACTGGCCACAGAGCTATTCCCAGAAGCCATGCAAACACTGCTGCTTCATTGGATGGGTTTGAGTGAAGAGTCCACCATGGAGAAGAGACGCACAGAGTATCCAATCCTGCTCCTTATCCTCGAGTTTGCCAACCACAACCTTATCACTGGTGTGGCCCATGTGCTTTATTCCAGTCTTATATGTAAATAA
- the zcchc8 gene encoding zinc finger CCHC domain-containing protein 8, whose amino-acid sequence MAEIDFGDSELFQQLDDSAPRLSKHLHFTDDEEDQEETSQLRSRLEECDDYIQRLTEENKGLRRKQNILTRPSTIAIEDVNFDGPLLQILYTNNAISKQCRQEIEDCICSVILKHQKPSSEKKKSTFHIKPQCSAFALDEDPQKSSSSTVRTTSEAFKVVGSVLYFTTFSLDKLGQPLVNENPQMTEGWEVPAYNQVFNQVIGTDGQEIEMKDKRPKSMCFNCGSGGHQLRDCPKPKDMAAINERRKEFNQNSNQAVQSNQRYHAEEVEERFAKYKPGVMSEELLTALGVDANTLPPLIYRMRQLGYPPGWLKEAEMENSGLTLYDGSVSNDDNVIHNTSSQNISYDVSKLIDFPGFNVPAPNKMKDEFLHYGSIPMQRIHMKQNFAAYLSSNFPMSGATSSKRRHESDSSPQLRKKTRTSPGGSSDMDIESDPGTPYAHDFQFQPPLPPGSPCFSSPPPLPRGTPPATPTPPPLPKGTPPLTPTNGSPALRGRDWVVVDETVEGAEDDLTLEELEEQQRLIWAALENADTATNSDCETPAMGTPVPSSPSVSTPAHADTETEEIEEVMDTAKPTETCHSSENLKEPGDREICSESPGPIKVEDDSPQSPEPVKTEDHSLQSPEPVKTEDNSLQSPEPVKIEDRSLQSPEPVRTEDNSPQSPEPVKTEDNSPQSPDPVKREDNSPQSPGPVKAKEDSPQSPDPVKCQRDHVQSTDPFKCHEDNPQSPVPDFGEAGDCPSPVNVEKVTVVPHRSNFAAGIVPFEDTPEFTEVATATGTYLKIRDLLKSSPRNLAKRK is encoded by the exons atggctgaaatagATTTCGGGGATAGTGAGCTTTTTCAGCAGCTTGATGACTCCGCACCGCGTCTGTCAAAACACCTTCACTTCACAGATGATGAAGAAGACCAGGAGGAGACGAGCCAGCTTAGGAGCAGACTGGAGGAGTGTGATGACTACATTCAGAGACTCACGGAGGAGA ATAAAGGtttgagaagaaaacagaacatcTTGACGCGACCAAG CACCATCGCAATTGAAGATGTCAATTTTGACGGGCCACTTCTTCAAATCCTTTATACAAACAATGCTATTTCAAA GCAGTGTCGTCAAGAAATTGAAGACTGCATCTGCAGTGTGATTTTGAAACACCAGAAACCgagcagtgaaaagaaaaaatccacTTTTCACATTAAGCCTCAG TGTTCAGCTTTTGCTTTGGATGAAGATCCACAAAAGTCATCTTCTAGTACTGTAAGAACAACATCAGAAGCCTTTAAA gTGGTTGGAAGCGTTTTATATTTCACTACTTTCAGTCTGGATAAACTTGGGCAGCCTCTGGTGAATGAAAACCCCCAGATGACAGAAGGATGGGAAGTTCCAGC CTATAACCAGGTTTTCAACCAAGTCATTGGCACAGATGGACAGGAAAtagaaatgaaagacaaaag ACCCAAATCTATGTGTTTCAACTGCGGTTCGGGTGGTCATCAGCTGAGAGACTGTCCCAAG CCTAAAGACATGGCTGCAATTaatgagagaagaaaggagtTTAATCAGAACAGCAACCAGGCCGTGCAGAGTAACCAGCGATACCATGCTGAAGAAGTGGAGGAGCGGTTTGCTAAATACAAGCCTGGGGTCATGAG TGAGGAACTGTTGACAGCCCTGGGAGTTGATGCCaacaccctccctcctcttatTTATCGCATGAGGCAGCTAGGCTACCCGCCAGGTTGGCTcaaagaggcagagatggaaaaCTCTGGGTTAACGCTGTATGATGGAAGTG TGTCCAATGATGACAATGTAATACACAATACCAGTTCGCAAAACATCTCTTATGATGTTTCCAAACTGATCGATTTCCCAGGCTTCAATGTTCCTGcaccaaacaaaatgaaagat GAGTTCTTGCATTATGGTTCAATTCCAATGCAGCGCATTCACATGAAGCAAAACTTTGCAGCCTACCTGTCCAGCAACTTCCCCATG TCTGGTGCGACCTCTAGCAAGAGACGGCATGAATCTGACTCATCCCCACAGCTACGGAAGAAGACGAGGACCAGTCCTGGTGGAAGCTCGGATATGGATATTGAATCCG ACCCAGGAACGCCTTATGCTCATGACTTTCAGTTCCAGCCTCCACTACCCCCCGGCTCGCCTTGCTTCAGTTCACCTCCTCCTTTACCCCGGGGCACTCCTCCTGCTACACCcactccccctcctctccctaaAGGTACACCTCCTCTCACACCCACCAATGGCTCCCCAGCTCTACGAGGGCGTGACTGGGTAGTAGTTGATGAGACTGTGGAGGGAGCAGAGGATGACCTAACATTGGAAGAACTCGAGGAGCAGCAGAGACTCATTTGGGCAGCTTTAGAAAATGCTGACACGGCCACCAATAGTGACTGTGAGACACCTGCAATGGGAACACCTGTCCCTAGCTCACCAAGCGTGTCCACACCTGCGCATGCAGACACTGAAACAGAAGAGATTGAAGAAGTGATGGACACAGCAAAACCCACAGAGACTTGTCATAGCAGTGAAAATCTAAAGGAACCGGGGGATCGAGAGATTTGCTCTGAGAGCCCTGGGCCTATTAAAGTTGAGGATGATAGTCCTCAGAGCCCTGAACCAGTCAAAACAGAAGACCACAGTCTTCAGAGCCCTGAACCAGTcaaaacagaagacaacagTCTTCAGAGCCCTGAACCAGTCAAAATAGAAGACCGCAGTCTTCAGAGCCCTGAACCAGTCAGAACAGAAGACAACAGTCCTCAGAGCCCCGAACCAGTcaaaacagaagacaacagTCCTCAGAGCCCTGATCCAGTCAAAAGAGAAGACAACAGTCCTCAGAGCCCTGGTCCAGTCAAAGCAAAAGAAGACAGCCCGCAGAGCCCTGATCCAGTTAAATGTCAGAGAGACCACGTGCAGAGCACTGATCCATTCAAATGCCATGAAGATAACCCGCAGAGCCCTGTTCCAGATTTTGGTGAGGCTGGAGATTGTCCTTCTCCTGTGAATGTTGAGAAGGTAACAGTCGTTCCTCATCGGAGCAACTTTGCAGCAGGCATTGTTCCATTTGAAGATACACCAGAATTCACTGAAGTTGCTACAGCCACAGGGACATACCTTAAGATTAGAGACTTACTTAAAAGTTCCCCTCGAAATTtggcaaagagaaaataa